The DNA window TGAAATGCATCCATGGTTTGAttaaacatttttgggaattatgcagatcccgaatacacaaaaacagataacaaaaaaaatgttttttgtataaTAGGAGCCTTTTTAGCAAAGCTCTCAGTCAGAGGGGAGGAGCTCCTCAagatatatttaaacagtgtacatttttattgtcaccgattctgttcataacttttatggacagaatttctaggcgtagtcagggagttgaggggatccggtttggcggccgcaggattagatctctgctttttgtggtcctgatgacttcatctggccaggatcttcagctctcactggatcggttcgcagccgagtgtgaagcgactgggatgagaatcagcacctccaagtccgagtccatggttctcgcccggaaaagggtgcagtgctatctccgggttggggaggagaccctgccccatgcggaggagttcaagtacctcggagtcttgttcacgagtgagggaagagtggattctGAGATCGagaggcggattggtgcggcgtcttcagtaatccggacgctgtatcgatccgttgtggtgaaaaaggagctgagccggaaggcaaagctctcaatttaccggtcgatctacgttcccatcctcacctatggtcatgagctttgggttatgaccgaaaggacaagatcacgggtacaagcggccgaaatgagtttcctccgccgggtggcggagctctcccttagagataggtgagaagctctgtcatccgggaggagctcaaagtaaagccttcacatcgagaggagccagatgaggtggttcgggcatctgctcaggatgccacccgaacgcctccctagggaggtgtttagggcacgtccgaccggtaggaggtcacgaggaagacccaggacacgttgggaagactatgttgaAACGCCTCGGGACCCCCCggtgaggagctggacaaagtggctggggagagggaagtctgcgcttccctgcttaggataagcggaagaagatggatggatggattttcaaaagataaatgatgatacttttggagagggtaagAAGTGGTTTCATTTGCACTCCGGAAACACCTCCAAAATCCAACATCTTGGAGACAGACTGAAAAAAACTGGTCAAGAAAGTGACCGTGGAGCAAAATTTAcgccaaagcatatccaatacagaATATCTGGACATCTCGGAAGTGTTAAAATGTAGACGAAAATGTTCATGTTCCCCTTAATTCTTTTTAAAGCACATCAGACTGTAAAATAGTACTGTAGTTTTACTGTCGCCCTCATACTTTGTATGTTTCCTCGTTTTGCAGGTCTGTCAGCACCACAGTTCCATTTTAACAAGGGCGTGGTCAGTGAGGGGGAGGAGCTAACTGCCAAATGCACTGCACCGGGTGAGACGGGTTCCATTATTTTCTACTTCTATGACAACTCCAAGGAGATCCGGGAGGAGCGGGTCAACTCCGACATGTCAGAGGTCAAACTTCACTTCAACAGCGTTGGCATCCACAAGCTGTACTGTTCCTACACCATCCCTGTGACGCCGGACTCCTTTCAGTCCGACAAAAGTCAAGCACTCACACTTACCGTCAAAGGTGAGGGGGAACTTCAAAGCCCTTGTCTTTTACTAAGCCTTGATGTCTGCTAACTATTGGTCCAACATGTTTCCATAGAGCTTTTGATCACGCCGGTTTTGGAGATTATCCCGAACAACAACATCTATGAAGGAGACAGACTTGACATCTCGTGCACTATCAGAAACCTTGTATACAACTCCGGGAATGCCCACCTCTACCTGAGCCGAGGGACCCAGCTTCTCAGCAGGGGGGACACCAACGTTAACCACAGCATGATCGCACTGGCCAAGGACTCTGAAGAATTTGAGTGCAGACTGGAAATGGGAAAGGTCGTCAAAGTAGACACAAAAAAGGTTCCGGTGGTTGGTAAGTCAATTCTATACTTTACTGTATGTCGACACGACAGTGACGTCCCATCATTGTTTCCATAGAGCTCTTCTCAGTGCCCACTCTGACGATGTCTCCCAAAGAAGTCTTTCACAGGGAAAACATGACGTTGACCTGTAAAAGTAGCAGCTATGCTTCAGAGAGGCTCCACAGGGACCAGTTGACCTACAGTTTAGATCCGCCAGGAAGCCTTCTGATTCCAAAGATCACTGGAGTCTTTTTTGTCAAGGCTCTGCTCTATGAGTTCAACTACACCTGCATAGCTCAAGCAAAGGGCATCCACAAATACAGTAAACCGTTGACGGTCCGTCCTAAAGGTGAGCATGCCGTTTTCTTACATATTTAGTCTCATGTAAAATGTTGCCATTATTGCTTTTTTTCTTCATTCTCTTTACTTTTCTATTGTTTAAAAAACataattgggttttttttaaatggcgcGCTCAGGGAACTATTTAtataaccttaaaggcctactgaaatgaattttttttatttaaacgaggatagcagatccattctatgtgtcatacttgatcatttcgcgatattgccatatttttgctgaaaggatttagtagagaacatcaacgataaagtttgcaacttttggtcgctgataaaaaaaagccttgcctgtactggaagtagcgtgacatcgcaggttgaaaggctcctcacatttccccattgtttacaccagcagcgagagcgattcggaccgagaaagcgacgattaccccattaatttgagccaggatgaaagattcgtggatgaggaatgtgagagtgaaccTCAGTAGCTCTGCTAAACTACCCTCTTCCACCATCTAAAGTCTTGCAattacaactaccgtatttttcggactataagtcgcagttttttttcacagtttggccgggggtgcgacttatactcatgagcgacttatgtgtgatattattaacacattaccgtaaaatatcaaatgatattatttagctcatccacgtaagagactagacgtataagatttcatgggatttagccattaggagtgaccgattgtttggtaaacgtatagcatgttctatatgttatagttatttgaatgactcttaccataaaatgttacgttaacataccaggcacgttctcagttggttatttatgcctcatataacgtacacttattcagcctgttgttcactattctttatttattttaaattgtctttcaaatgtctattcttggtgttggcttttatcaaatacatttccctaaaaaatgcgacttatactccagtgcgacttatatatgtttttttccttctttattatgcattttcggccagtgcaacttatactccggagcgacttatactccgaaaaatacggtaaacaaaaaTGATGATAGTTGAATATTAAACAATGGACACTTATTACGACATgagcacacacaaaagtacaaaaaattggtaccgtattggATCAAATGCGAAAGGTAGTCATCCCTATATAACATAATGTTTACTTCCTGCGCATGTCGATTGCTTGCATGTAAAATAATTGAATTGATCAGCATGTTGTTCTTGTTGTCCACTTTAGTAACTGTCTCCACTCCAAGGATATCAGTGGTAGGCAGGGCGGTGCTGGGAAGACCTTTCAAGGTCCTCTGCCAGTCAGACATCGGCAGCCTGCCCATAAACTACACCCTGTTTAAGGAGTACGACGAACTGAGCAAAGCGAGCGTCAAACATCGCCTTGAACAAGCGCTCTTTACCGTCACCATCGACAGGCCGGAAGATATCAACAAATTCATGTGTGAGGCCAAGAACAGTCCTCTCAGCAGCTCAGAAACTCCTCTCAGCAAAAGACTGGATGCAACTGTTGTTGGTAAATATTATGAAGCATTTACATTGTGAACACACCTCCACTCAAATAATGGATGAATCAAGAAGGGCTGTGCTACTGTACAATAGTTCCCTCTGCGTCTTAATAATTTTGCATAAGTTGGCTTGACTGTGCCCGAGTGCAACACAGCAAGT is part of the Entelurus aequoreus isolate RoL-2023_Sb linkage group LG22, RoL_Eaeq_v1.1, whole genome shotgun sequence genome and encodes:
- the pecam1b gene encoding platelet endothelial cell adhesion molecule isoform X4; the encoded protein is MDYFLLLLTSLLICNYFHPWRGADAQSSFTIRDISISLEPSSDVARGTNVTVRCQALVSISGTEPLSREYKIYKDGITVYTKNMGSSDDLLYRLPDARVSNTGKYKCQINIDGRGMTSESKKLKVTGLSAPQFHFNKGVVSEGEELTAKCTAPGETGSIIFYFYDNSKEIREERVNSDMSEVKLHFNSVGIHKLYCSYTIPVTPDSFQSDKSQALTLTVKELLITPVLEIIPNNNIYEGDRLDISCTIRNLVYNSGNAHLYLSRGTQLLSRGDTNVNHSMIALAKDSEEFECRLEMGKVVKVDTKKVPVVELFSVPTLTMSPKEVFHRENMTLTCKSSSYASERLHRDQLTYSLDPPGSLLIPKITGVFFVKALLYEFNYTCIAQAKGIHKYSKPLTVRPKVTVSTPRISVVGRAVLGRPFKVLCQSDIGSLPINYTLFKEYDELSKASVKHRLEQALFTVTIDRPEDINKFMCEAKNSPLSSSETPLSKRLDATVVVPLSHPTLTVIPVLPEIAEGDHVFMICSVKGTPPVTFKWYYDGKDKPIFTTTLEKNNTDYQIPALSKEHSGTYYCEASNPANNVVRSAPIIIEVRLASWKKALIIGFCLLVVSVLVVVCVLCFRAKRGKREAAAELSVKPSSPKSDDSLTVSLTRDIEVYNEAPGGVPRYDGMEGRATNGTRASAVSLPTDISNRSSFSIPATV
- the pecam1b gene encoding platelet endothelial cell adhesion molecule isoform X8, which gives rise to MDYFLLLLTSLLICNYFHPWRGADAQSSFTIRDISISLEPSSDVARGTNVTVRCQALVSISGTEPLSREYKIYKDGITVYTKNMGSSDDLLYRLPDARVSNTGKYKCQINIDGRGMTSESKKLKVTGLSAPQFHFNKGVVSEGEELTAKCTAPGETGSIIFYFYDNSKEIREERVNSDMSEVKLHFNSVGIHKLYCSYTIPVTPDSFQSDKSQALTLTVKELLITPVLEIIPNNNIYEGDRLDISCTIRNLVYNSGNAHLYLSRGTQLLSRGDTNVNHSMIALAKDSEEFECRLEMGKVVKVDTKKVPVVELFSVPTLTMSPKEVFHRENMTLTCKSSSYASERLHRDQLTYSLDPPGSLLIPKITGVFFVKALLYEFNYTCIAQAKGIHKYSKPLTVRPKVTVSTPRISVVGRAVLGRPFKVLCQSDIGSLPINYTLFKEYDELSKASVKHRLEQALFTVTIDRPEDINKFMCEAKNSPLSSSETPLSKRLDATVVVPLSHPTLTVIPVLPEIAEGDHVFMICSVKGTPPVTFKWYYDGKDKPIFTTTLEKNNTDYQIPALSKEHSGTYYCEASNPANNVVRSAPIIIEVRLASWKKALIIGFCLLVVSVLVVVCVLCFRAKRGKREAAAELSVRSAAL
- the pecam1b gene encoding platelet endothelial cell adhesion molecule isoform X2, which codes for MDYFLLLLTSLLICNYFHPWRGADAQSSFTIRDISISLEPSSDVARGTNVTVRCQALVSISGTEPLSREYKIYKDGITVYTKNMGSSDDLLYRLPDARVSNTGKYKCQINIDGRGMTSESKKLKVTGLSAPQFHFNKGVVSEGEELTAKCTAPGETGSIIFYFYDNSKEIREERVNSDMSEVKLHFNSVGIHKLYCSYTIPVTPDSFQSDKSQALTLTVKELLITPVLEIIPNNNIYEGDRLDISCTIRNLVYNSGNAHLYLSRGTQLLSRGDTNVNHSMIALAKDSEEFECRLEMGKVVKVDTKKVPVVELFSVPTLTMSPKEVFHRENMTLTCKSSSYASERLHRDQLTYSLDPPGSLLIPKITGVFFVKALLYEFNYTCIAQAKGIHKYSKPLTVRPKVTVSTPRISVVGRAVLGRPFKVLCQSDIGSLPINYTLFKEYDELSKASVKHRLEQALFTVTIDRPEDINKFMCEAKNSPLSSSETPLSKRLDATVVVPLSHPTLTVIPVLPEIAEGDHVFMICSVKGTPPVTFKWYYDGKDKPIFTTTLEKNNTDYQIPALSKEHSGTYYCEASNPANNVVRSAPIIIEVRLASWKKALIIGFCLLVVSVLVVVCVLCFRAKRGKREAAAELSVKPSSPKSDDSLTVSLTRDIEVYNEAPGKVERVDISVWSERPPQAAHEEESSMVSNEPDVEYTEVVHPQQGDNARAVAAVPLRKGTETVYSELQKSALGAADHHDY
- the pecam1b gene encoding platelet endothelial cell adhesion molecule isoform X3, which produces MDYFLLLLTSLLICNYFHPWRGADAQSSFTIRDISISLEPSSDVARGTNVTVRCQALVSISGTEPLSREYKIYKDGITVYTKNMGSSDDLLYRLPDARVSNTGKYKCQINIDGRGMTSESKKLKVTGLSAPQFHFNKGVVSEGEELTAKCTAPGETGSIIFYFYDNSKEIREERVNSDMSEVKLHFNSVGIHKLYCSYTIPVTPDSFQSDKSQALTLTVKELLITPVLEIIPNNNIYEGDRLDISCTIRNLVYNSGNAHLYLSRGTQLLSRGDTNVNHSMIALAKDSEEFECRLEMGKVVKVDTKKVPVVELFSVPTLTMSPKEVFHRENMTLTCKSSSYASERLHRDQLTYSLDPPGSLLIPKITGVFFVKALLYEFNYTCIAQAKGIHKYSKPLTVRPKVTVSTPRISVVGRAVLGRPFKVLCQSDIGSLPINYTLFKEYDELSKASVKHRLEQALFTVTIDRPEDINKFMCEAKNSPLSSSETPLSKRLDATVVVPLSHPTLTVIPVLPEIAEGDHVFMICSVKGTPPVTFKWYYDGKDKPIFTTTLEKNNTDYQIPALSKEHSGTYYCEASNPANNVVRSAPIIIEVRLASWKKALIIGFCLLVVSVLVVVCVLCFRAKRGKVERVDISVWSERPPQAAHEEESSMVSNEPDVEYTEVVHPQQGDNARAVAAVPLRKGTETVYSELQKSALGAADHHDYGCVEYADLNGEHANINHRQSGINNCQDLPVPVD
- the pecam1b gene encoding platelet endothelial cell adhesion molecule isoform X5 is translated as MDYFLLLLTSLLICNYFHPWRGADAQSSFTIRDISISLEPSSDVARGTNVTVRCQALVSISGTEPLSREYKIYKDGITVYTKNMGSSDDLLYRLPDARVSNTGKYKCQINIDGRGMTSESKKLKVTGLSAPQFHFNKGVVSEGEELTAKCTAPGETGSIIFYFYDNSKEIREERVNSDMSEVKLHFNSVGIHKLYCSYTIPVTPDSFQSDKSQALTLTVKELLITPVLEIIPNNNIYEGDRLDISCTIRNLVYNSGNAHLYLSRGTQLLSRGDTNVNHSMIALAKDSEEFECRLEMGKVVKVDTKKVPVVELFSVPTLTMSPKEVFHRENMTLTCKSSSYASERLHRDQLTYSLDPPGSLLIPKITGVFFVKALLYEFNYTCIAQAKGIHKYSKPLTVRPKVTVSTPRISVVGRAVLGRPFKVLCQSDIGSLPINYTLFKEYDELSKASVKHRLEQALFTVTIDRPEDINKFMCEAKNSPLSSSETPLSKRLDATVVVPLSHPTLTVIPVLPEIAEGDHVFMICSVKGTPPVTFKWYYDGKDKPIFTTTLEKNNTDYQIPALSKEHSGTYYCEASNPANNVVRSAPIIIEVRLASWKKALIIGFCLLVVSVLVVVCVLCFRAKRGKREAAAELSVKPSSPKSDDSLTVSLTRDIEVYNEAPGKVERVDISVWSERPPQAGLRGVC
- the pecam1b gene encoding platelet endothelial cell adhesion molecule isoform X6; translated protein: MDYFLLLLTSLLICNYFHPWRGADAQSSFTIRDISISLEPSSDVARGTNVTVRCQALVSISGTEPLSREYKIYKDGITVYTKNMGSSDDLLYRLPDARVSNTGKYKCQINIDGRGMTSESKKLKVTGLSAPQFHFNKGVVSEGEELTAKCTAPGETGSIIFYFYDNSKEIREERVNSDMSEVKLHFNSVGIHKLYCSYTIPVTPDSFQSDKSQALTLTVKELLITPVLEIIPNNNIYEGDRLDISCTIRNLVYNSGNAHLYLSRGTQLLSRGDTNVNHSMIALAKDSEEFECRLEMGKVVKVDTKKVPVVELFSVPTLTMSPKEVFHRENMTLTCKSSSYASERLHRDQLTYSLDPPGSLLIPKITGVFFVKALLYEFNYTCIAQAKGIHKYSKPLTVRPKVTVSTPRISVVGRAVLGRPFKVLCQSDIGSLPINYTLFKEYDELSKASVKHRLEQALFTVTIDRPEDINKFMCEAKNSPLSSSETPLSKRLDATVVVPLSHPTLTVIPVLPEIAEGDHVFMICSVKGTPPVTFKWYYDGKDKPIFTTTLEKNNTDYQIPALSKEHSGTYYCEASNPANNVVRSAPIIIEVRLASWKKALIIGFCLLVVSVLVVVCVLCFRAKRGGVPRYDGMEGRATNGTRASAVSLPTDISNRSSFSIPATV
- the pecam1b gene encoding platelet endothelial cell adhesion molecule isoform X7; translation: MDYFLLLLTSLLICNYFHPWRGADAQSSFTIRDISISLEPSSDVARGTNVTVRCQALVSISGTEPLSREYKIYKDGITVYTKNMGSSDDLLYRLPDARVSNTGKYKCQINIDGRGMTSESKKLKVTGLSAPQFHFNKGVVSEGEELTAKCTAPGETGSIIFYFYDNSKEIREERVNSDMSEVKLHFNSVGIHKLYCSYTIPVTPDSFQSDKSQALTLTVKELLITPVLEIIPNNNIYEGDRLDISCTIRNLVYNSGNAHLYLSRGTQLLSRGDTNVNHSMIALAKDSEEFECRLEMGKVVKVDTKKVPVVELFSVPTLTMSPKEVFHRENMTLTCKSSSYASERLHRDQLTYSLDPPGSLLIPKITGVFFVKALLYEFNYTCIAQAKGIHKYSKPLTVRPKVTVSTPRISVVGRAVLGRPFKVLCQSDIGSLPINYTLFKEYDELSKASVKHRLEQALFTVTIDRPEDINKFMCEAKNSPLSSSETPLSKRLDATVVVPLSHPTLTVIPVLPEIAEGDHVFMICSVKGTPPVTFKWYYDGKDKPIFTTTLEKNNTDYQIPALSKEHSGTYYCEASNPANNVVRSAPIIIEVRLASWKKALIIGFCLLVVSVLVVVCVLCFRAKRGKVERVDISVWSERPPQAGLRGVC